The nucleotide window ACGTATCCTCACTCAGGAAGAAGCGGCAAAACTGCTTGACATGGATGAGATTATCCGCACTGCTATGTCCAAAGTAGAAAATTCCGGCATAGTATTTATAGATGAGCTTGATAAGATTGCAGGCACTAAGTCGCAATCCGGCCCTGATGTGTCAAGAGAGGGGGTACAGAGAGATATACTGCCTATTGTAGAAGGAACAACTGTTGCAACAAAATATGGAATGGTAAAGACAGACCATATTTTATTTATAGCAGCTGGCGCTTTTCATGTGAGTAAACCCTCAGACCTTATCCCTGAACTGCAGGGAAGATTTCCAATAAGGGTTGAACTCTCAAGTTTAAGCGAAGGTGATTTTGAGAAAATACTCACACAGCCTCGCAACGCATTGATTAAACAATACATAGCGCTTCTGGAAACAGAAAATGTTAAGATTGAATTTACAAAAGATGCTGTTCGTGAAATTGCCTCCATAGCATTCAAGATAAATCAGGAAACAGAGAATATAGGAGCCAGACGCCTTTATACTGTTGTGGAAAAAATGCTGGAGGATATATCCTTCAATGCGCCTGAGGAGAGTGGCAAAAAAATATCTATAAATGCAGCGTATGTAAAGAAAAAAATGGAAGGGTTTGTGGAGGATATTGACGTTACAAGGTACATTTTGTAAAAAATAATTCCCAATTCTTACTTTTTATTTAATTCTTCTAGCACAAAGGTTTTTTCCTTTCGGATAGCTTGTATTTTGATAGTGCAATAAGTGCCTGTCCATTTCCGAAAACGTTTAAGATTTTTCTTGACAAGATTCCTGCCTATTGCTATACTTATGTCAGAATTGGGGCTCAAAAACGTTTGAGGGAAAATAATGGCAGGCATAAAGGATATCGCTGAAAAAGCAGATGTATCAATCGCAACGGTATCCAAGGCGCTGGCTGGAAAAGAAGATGTTTCCAAAGCTACCCGTCGTAAGATAGTCAGGATCGCTCGTCACCTGAACTATCGGCCAAATCCAATTGCTCGGTCTTTGGTTACCAGAAAAACTAATACACTTGGACTTATTATGCCATATATAACCAATCCGGCAGCAACCGAGAGATTGCGTGGGATACAACATTCTGCTTTGGAAAGAGAATTTATGCTTATCTCATGCCTGAGCGCAAATGATGGTAAAGATTCAGAACAGAAATATTTTCAGATGCTTTGCGATAGACAGGTGGATGGAATAATTATAATGCCGATAGAAAAGAGCACTAAAGACTTTTTGTCTCATTTCTCATTTAACCTTCCGGTTGTGATAATGAGTGAATGTATTAATCACTTACCTTATGATTTTGTGGGGAATGATGACGAAGAGGGAGGGCGCTTAGCATGCGAACACCTGGTCAAAGGAGGACATAAACATATCGGATATCTTGGAAATTCTCCATCAGTTTATTCAGATATTGAAATAATCAAAGGATACAGGAATATCCTTGAAAAGTATCACATAAAAGAAAAATCAAATTTAATTACATTCGGGAATACCAATCGTGACGCATTAAGAAAGAATATTGCCGGTCTGATGTCTCTTTCTCCGCATCCTACAGCTATTATGACATGGAGCGACATGATTGCTTTTTGGGCTTTAGAGGAGCTTGAAAAATTGAATATAAATGTGCCCAGGGACATGGCACTAATCGGCTATGATAATATAGAATTGTCAGCTATGTTTCGTGTCCCTCTTACAACTGTTGCTCAATCTAATTATCAAATTGGAACTAGCGCAGCTGATTGTCTGATAGACCGTATACAAGATAAACTTACTGATCATCCGCGTAAAATAATCTTTAAACCAAGTTTAATTATCAGAGAGTCATGCGGATTAAAAAATACATTAAAGAATAGATAAAGGAAAATAATCATGCCTGGACCAGGAATGGAACTAATTGGCGAAGAAGAAAAAAAGGAACTGCTAGAAGTTATTGAATCAGGCTATCTTTTTCGTTACGGAAGTGATAATAACCCAAATTTTAAGGCAAAGGTATATTCATTGGAAACTGAATTTGCGAAATTGTCCGGGGTCAAATACGCAGTAGCAGTCAACTCAGGCACTACTGCTTTGCTCGTAGCTTTAGGCGGATTGGGAATTGGTCCGGGGGACGAGGTGATAGTTCCCGGATATACGTTTGTCGCCAGTATTTCCTCTATAATTTACGCAAGGGCGATACCAATCCTGGCAGAGATAGATGAATCATTTAATCTGGATCCGGATGATGTTCAAAGAAAGATAACTCCACGAACAAAAGCCATCATGGCGGTGCATATGCTTGGTAATCCCGCAAGATTGGATAAATTAAAGAAAATTGCTGATAAGCATAATTTAATTCTTATCGAGGATGCTGCCCAGGCAGGTGGCGCGAGTTACAAAGGAAAACCGATTGGAAGTATAGGCAATGCAGGATGCTTTAGCTTTAATATATTCAAGACTATTACTGCAGGTGATGGTGGAATGGTGATTACAGATAATGAAGAATTGTACAGGCGGTTTTTTGCGTTTCATGACCAGGGTCATAGTCCTATGAGAAAAAGCGTTGACGTTGGGAAAAGACCATTTGTCGGACTGGACTTCCGCATGACTGAATTAACAGCGGCTGTTGTTCTGGCTCAATTAAGAAAAATAGAGAAAATAATAACAACTCTTAGAAACAATAAAAGACGATTCAAAGACGGAATAACTGATATAAAAGGAGTTAAATTCAGGGACATAACAGATCCAGATGGAGAATGCGCAACTGTTATGACAATTATTCTGCCCTCAAAAGAAATAGCAGAGAAAATAGCCCATGAACTTGGAACTACAGTTATTCAAGCCTCAGGCTGGCATGTTTATTCAAATATGGAACATATATTAAATCAACGAACTATTACTAAAGAAGGGTGTCCGTTTACCTGCCCGTATTATAAAGGACCCAAACCGGATTATTATAAAGGCATGCTGCCTCGTACAGATGATTTGCTCTCAAGATCCATCAATATCGGGATAGGGGTATCAGATCCTGGGTTAGGTACTGCATTTGGAATTACTATTACAAATAATGCTTCTGAAATAGACAAAAAAGTAGAGCAGTTTAGAAGTGCAACTGAAAAACATTTGAAATAGGAGAAATCATGACATCAAAAGAGCGAATATTAGCAGTTTGGAATGGGGAAAAACCGGATCATGTGCCATTAACCACATGGTGCTTTGGTCTTCTTGCTCCACAAAATCTTCGCTGGAATAATCATGGACATGAAGTAAAATATTGGTACTCCAAACGAATGGAGCACCTGCATACCTTGCCTCAGGCGTGGGATGTAGAGGATGATTTCAAGAGAGTTCTTGCCTGGCATTCGCTGGGAGTTGATGACATTCTGGATATATCTGTGCCATGGAGCATCCATCCTGAAGTAAGCTGGAAAGATTCCAGAATAGAACCCAATAGCAGCGAGAAATATCCGGTTATGGCGCGTGAATACCAGACACCTGCGGGTTCTCTGCGCCACGCTGTTAGGGAAACAGGCGAAGATCCGGGAGCCGGCTGGGTGGTTCAGCCTGATCACGTTCCGCTCATTGAAGATTATAACATCCCGCGCGCTGTTGAGCATGCAGTAAGTTCCCATTCTGATATACCAAAAATTAAGTATCTTTTTTGTTCACCAGATAACAAGGCAAAGGAATGGTTTACGCGCCGCATCCAAAGAGTAAAAGAATTCACTGATAAACATATTGCCCCTGTGCAGGCATGGTCAGCGTTTGGAATGGATGGCGTTGTATGGCTTACCGGCACAGAGGGCGCAATCATGATGGCAATGGATGAACCAGAAGCGTTTGGAAAGCTAATTGACATCATTGCTGAAGCAGACCTGGGACGAACGGAATTAGCTGCCTCTTTTCCCGAAGTAGATATGGTAGTTCAACGCGGCTGGTATTCGTCAACGGATTTCTGGTCACCAAAGTTGTTTGACGATTTCGTTTATCCTCATATCAAAGAATTAGCGAAAACGGCTCACAAATACGGGAAGAAATTCGGTTATGTTATGACCACAGGGGTCGAGATTCTTGGGTCCCGTCTGGCAGAGGCAGGCGTAGATGTTCTTTATTTTGCCGATCCAATACAAGATGGAATATCTCTTGAGAAAGCGCGTGAACTTTCTGAGAGAGGTATGACATTAGTGGGTGGAACTAATTCTCTTTCACTGGTGTCTGGCGATAGCAACAGAATCCACAATGAAGTGCGTCAGGCCATTGACATTCTCGGTGCGACAAATCGTTTTATTCTCCATCCTGTAGACGCGCTATTCCCTGATACACCATGGGAGGGCATAGAACAAATGATCGAAGCATGGAGGAAATACAGATGAACACAAATAAGTTTAAAGTTGGTATTATTGGGATGGGGTTTATTGGCAAGATTCATTTAGAGGAATTATCTCGGGTAGAAGGAATTGAAGTTCTGGCTATAGCGGATTCTAACATAGAACTGGTTAAGAATATTGGAGAAAGATTTGGAATTAAGAAAATTTATTCTGATTGGGAAGAACTTGTTAACGACAAAGACATAGAAGTAGTACATAACTGTACACCTAACAATCTTCATTTTGAAGTCAATCAGAAAGTTATAGAAAGCGGAAAAGAGATATTCTCAGAAAAGCCCCTGGCTTTAAGTTCAGAAGAGTCCGGAATTTTAGTTGAAAAAGCCAGAGAAAAGGGAACTATTACAGGAATAAATTTCTGTTACCGGTATTATCCAGTTATCCAAGAAGCTGCGTACAGGATAAAGTCTGGAGAAATAGGCAACGTTCACACGGTTCTAGGACATTATCTTCAGGATTGGCTGCTTTATTCTACTGATTACAGCTGGAGGCTTGATCCCAAGTTTTCGGGTCGTTCGAATGTTATGGGTGATCTGGGAAGCCATTGGTGCGATCTGGTTCAATTTATAACAGGCAGTCGGATTAAAGAGGTTATGGCAGAGTTAAGAACAGTTATTCCTAAAAGACAGAGGCCAAAAGATAAATCAGCTTTGACTTTTTCAGACCGGATTTCCCAGAATTCTGAAGAGGTGGATATAACCCTTGATGATTACGGGGCATTAATGCTCCGTTTTGAAAATAATGCAAGAGGCACCTTTACTACTGCTCAGGTGTGCGCTGGTAGAAAGTGTAATATAGATATTCAAGTATATGGTACGGAAAAATCCCTGGCATGGAATCATGAACGACCCAGCGAACTCTGGATGGGTAAGAGAAATGAGGCAAATGAAATATTCTTTGAATCTCCCCTGCTTCAGCATAAATCGACCCAGCATTATGCAACCCTGCCATCCGGACATCCAATGGGATATCGGGATGCAGTGCTTAATTTGTTCAGGGATTATTACAATACCATTAAAGATAAGCGAGAAGGGAATAAAGCCATCTCAAATCATCCGGATTTTATAGCAGGACATAATGAGATGTTGGTATTGGAAGCAGCTTTAGAATCAGTTGAGCAAAGAACATGGACAGAAGTTAAATATAACGACTTTTAAATCAGGGAGGGATAGATATGTCGGATAAACAAAAAATGAAGTATCGATTTTCATTTGGTCCTTGGAATATTCATGAGGGAGCGGATCCATTTGGTCCTGCAGTACGAGATAGTTTCAGCTTCGATGAAAAATTAAATATGTATAAAAAACTCGGTTTTGACGGTATTCAATTCCATGACGACGACGCTGTTCCGGACATGAACAAGCTCAAGTCTCAGCAAATCATAGCTAAAGCAAAAAAACTCTCTCAGAAATTGGAAAATGCAGGTTTAATTCCTGAATTTGTCGCGCCCAGATTATGGGAAGATCCAAGGACGATTGACGGCGCGTATACATCAAACGATTCTGCGTGCAGGAAATATGCAATTGAACGAAGTAAACGAGCTATTGACATTGCCAATACGATTGGAACAGACTTAATCGTGCTCTGGCTTGCCAGGGAAGGAACATACATTCGCGAGGCAAAAGACAGTAGAAATGCCGTGCAGAGACTTGTTGAAGCTATGAACGTGATGCTTGAATACGACCCAAAAATCCGTATTGCGATTGAACCGAAGCCGAATGAACCGATGGATCACGCATATATCCCCACAACCGGTCATGCGCTGGCGCTTGCTCAGCTTAGTGTTGCGCCGGAAAGAATTGGCGTTAATATTGAGAGCGCTCATGCAATTCTTGCAGGTCTGGATCCGTCTGATGAAATGGGATTTGCTCTTTCCTTTAATAAGTTGTGGACTGTGCACCTGAATGATCAGAATGGAATGAAGTTTGATGAGGATAAGACATTTGGTTCTGTAGATTTAAGAAGGGCTTTCAATCAGGTTAGAGTATTGGAAGACGCTGGCTATGGAAGAAACGGGGAGTTCATTGGTCTTGACGTAAAGGCAATGAGAACACAGAAAAAGGAAGTATCTACAAAGCATCTTCTTAACAGCAGGAGAATTTTTGAAGCGCTGCTGGATATTGTAAGAAGTTGTGACAAAAACTACATTCAGAAACTTATTGAAAAAAGGGATTATGAAGAATTAGACTTTTACATTATGCAGAGGTTCTGTGAAATATGAGAGAGGGAAGAGGGTGAAAAATAATACTGTTAAGCCAAAAGCGGGTGTTTTCATGTTATCTTCTGAATGGTTCTGGAATGATGGAGGAATCCAGAACCTATTTCCTGATTTACCAAAAAAGCTTGAGAAAGATGTAAAAAAAATAACAAGCAAACTGTCCGCTAACTTAGATATTATTCATGCAGGATTAATTACATCTAAAAAACAAATTGATGCATTAGCCAGAAAAGTTATGGATAATAACGTGGATTTAATTCTTATTGTCTGTGTTACATGGTGCGATGACAGTCTATTGTTTGCTGTATTAGATGCTATTCCGGAGCAGATTCCTGTCCTTATGTGGTGTTATGTTCCCAGTAAGAAACTGCCTGAAGATATATCCAGCGGCGAGTTGATAAGACGTTCAGGACCTGTTGGAGCGCTGCAGTTCAGCGGACCGATGAGAAGAATGAAAAGGAAATTTCAATTTGTTATTGGCTCTCCTGATGATAAAGACACAATAAAGGATATTAAAGAGTGGTCAGAAACATTGAAGCTGACAAGATTGCTCAAAAATTCAACAATTGGAGTTCTTCCATATCGTTGTGGATACATGACAGGAACCTATACTGACGAATTCAGGCTGATGAACGAAATCGGACCTAAACTAAAATATATCTCTGTAGCTGAGTACGCATCTGTCGTAGATAGTATAAAGGATGCAGAAGTAAAGCAGTATATATCTATGTTAAAGGGTAAATATAAGGTCATTGATGTAAGTGAGAAGAGTTTACATCGGGCTTCAAAGGTGTCATTGGGGTTGGCAAAATTAGCAATTAACTATAATCTTAATGGAGTAGCTATTGATGACTTATCAGATGAGCTCCATAATGTATTGCGGCTCAGGCCGTGTCTTTTTACAGAAGATCTTTTTAACAGAGTAGTTGTTACAATGGAAGCAGACATATCAGCATGTGTTGCTATGTTAATCCTTAAGCATTTGGCGAAGCAGTCCCCCATGTTTACTGAGTTCTTTACATTCGATTTAGAGAAAAATATCGTGCTTGCAGGCCATGCTGGTATTCATGATGTTAGATTGGCAGATAAACAAAAGAATGTCAGAATAGTTCCTGACTATGAATATGCAGGCGCAAAGGAACTGGAAGGTGCGTGGATGGAATTTTCCGCCAAATCAGGAAAGTTAACAATAGTTTCTCTGGTAGACGCAAAAGATAAATTTCAGATGATAGTTACAACCGGCAGGTCTCAA belongs to bacterium and includes:
- the hslU gene encoding ATP-dependent protease ATPase subunit HslU; the protein is MDALTPKQVVKELDKYIIGQSNAKKSVAIALRNRWRRQKLPLELRDEVAPKNIIMIGPTGIGKTEIARRLARLAQVPFLKVEASKYTEIGYVGRDVESMIRDLTDLAVKMIRDAESRRVEIKASELAEERLLDLLLPPANNKTNDREKEEQIKRTREKLKMRLTDGKLDNRMVELEVKNNIMPMVEIFSSSGIEEMGINFHDMFSKMMPKQSKKRKATIKEARRILTQEEAAKLLDMDEIIRTAMSKVENSGIVFIDELDKIAGTKSQSGPDVSREGVQRDILPIVEGTTVATKYGMVKTDHILFIAAGAFHVSKPSDLIPELQGRFPIRVELSSLSEGDFEKILTQPRNALIKQYIALLETENVKIEFTKDAVREIASIAFKINQETENIGARRLYTVVEKMLEDISFNAPEESGKKISINAAYVKKKMEGFVEDIDVTRYIL
- a CDS encoding LacI family DNA-binding transcriptional regulator; this encodes MAGIKDIAEKADVSIATVSKALAGKEDVSKATRRKIVRIARHLNYRPNPIARSLVTRKTNTLGLIMPYITNPAATERLRGIQHSALEREFMLISCLSANDGKDSEQKYFQMLCDRQVDGIIIMPIEKSTKDFLSHFSFNLPVVIMSECINHLPYDFVGNDDEEGGRLACEHLVKGGHKHIGYLGNSPSVYSDIEIIKGYRNILEKYHIKEKSNLITFGNTNRDALRKNIAGLMSLSPHPTAIMTWSDMIAFWALEELEKLNINVPRDMALIGYDNIELSAMFRVPLTTVAQSNYQIGTSAADCLIDRIQDKLTDHPRKIIFKPSLIIRESCGLKNTLKNR
- a CDS encoding DegT/DnrJ/EryC1/StrS family aminotransferase, whose amino-acid sequence is MPGPGMELIGEEEKKELLEVIESGYLFRYGSDNNPNFKAKVYSLETEFAKLSGVKYAVAVNSGTTALLVALGGLGIGPGDEVIVPGYTFVASISSIIYARAIPILAEIDESFNLDPDDVQRKITPRTKAIMAVHMLGNPARLDKLKKIADKHNLILIEDAAQAGGASYKGKPIGSIGNAGCFSFNIFKTITAGDGGMVITDNEELYRRFFAFHDQGHSPMRKSVDVGKRPFVGLDFRMTELTAAVVLAQLRKIEKIITTLRNNKRRFKDGITDIKGVKFRDITDPDGECATVMTIILPSKEIAEKIAHELGTTVIQASGWHVYSNMEHILNQRTITKEGCPFTCPYYKGPKPDYYKGMLPRTDDLLSRSINIGIGVSDPGLGTAFGITITNNASEIDKKVEQFRSATEKHLK
- a CDS encoding uroporphyrinogen decarboxylase family protein — translated: MTSKERILAVWNGEKPDHVPLTTWCFGLLAPQNLRWNNHGHEVKYWYSKRMEHLHTLPQAWDVEDDFKRVLAWHSLGVDDILDISVPWSIHPEVSWKDSRIEPNSSEKYPVMAREYQTPAGSLRHAVRETGEDPGAGWVVQPDHVPLIEDYNIPRAVEHAVSSHSDIPKIKYLFCSPDNKAKEWFTRRIQRVKEFTDKHIAPVQAWSAFGMDGVVWLTGTEGAIMMAMDEPEAFGKLIDIIAEADLGRTELAASFPEVDMVVQRGWYSSTDFWSPKLFDDFVYPHIKELAKTAHKYGKKFGYVMTTGVEILGSRLAEAGVDVLYFADPIQDGISLEKARELSERGMTLVGGTNSLSLVSGDSNRIHNEVRQAIDILGATNRFILHPVDALFPDTPWEGIEQMIEAWRKYR
- a CDS encoding Gfo/Idh/MocA family oxidoreductase, whose translation is MNTNKFKVGIIGMGFIGKIHLEELSRVEGIEVLAIADSNIELVKNIGERFGIKKIYSDWEELVNDKDIEVVHNCTPNNLHFEVNQKVIESGKEIFSEKPLALSSEESGILVEKAREKGTITGINFCYRYYPVIQEAAYRIKSGEIGNVHTVLGHYLQDWLLYSTDYSWRLDPKFSGRSNVMGDLGSHWCDLVQFITGSRIKEVMAELRTVIPKRQRPKDKSALTFSDRISQNSEEVDITLDDYGALMLRFENNARGTFTTAQVCAGRKCNIDIQVYGTEKSLAWNHERPSELWMGKRNEANEIFFESPLLQHKSTQHYATLPSGHPMGYRDAVLNLFRDYYNTIKDKREGNKAISNHPDFIAGHNEMLVLEAALESVEQRTWTEVKYNDF
- a CDS encoding TIM barrel protein → MSDKQKMKYRFSFGPWNIHEGADPFGPAVRDSFSFDEKLNMYKKLGFDGIQFHDDDAVPDMNKLKSQQIIAKAKKLSQKLENAGLIPEFVAPRLWEDPRTIDGAYTSNDSACRKYAIERSKRAIDIANTIGTDLIVLWLAREGTYIREAKDSRNAVQRLVEAMNVMLEYDPKIRIAIEPKPNEPMDHAYIPTTGHALALAQLSVAPERIGVNIESAHAILAGLDPSDEMGFALSFNKLWTVHLNDQNGMKFDEDKTFGSVDLRRAFNQVRVLEDAGYGRNGEFIGLDVKAMRTQKKEVSTKHLLNSRRIFEALLDIVRSCDKNYIQKLIEKRDYEELDFYIMQRFCEI